A segment of the Bacillus sp. es.034 genome:
CCATAAAGGGGTGGACCTGCAGCCGGGATCACACGGCGGCGAGCAGGAACGGAAACGTCGTGCCGGAACAGAAAATGTCCCTGCAATCGTGGGTCTCGGCAAGGCAGTGGAACTGGCCCAGCATTCTCTTGAAGAGAAGCGTGCGTCGCTCTCAGGTCTCAAGAATTTACTTAGACAAACATTGGGTGATGAGGGGATTGAATTCGAAGAGAACGGATCCCTTGAGCACGGATTACCCCATGTGCTAAACTTAAGCTTTCCCGGCACGGATGTAGAATCCATGCTGATGAATTTGGATATGTCAGGTATCGCCGTTTCAAGCGGTTCCGCTTGTACGGCTGGATCGATAGAACCATCACATGTACTCGTGGCGATGTATGGGAAACAGTCTGGGCAATCAAGGAATTCCATCCGTTTCAGCTTCGGTTTTGGAAATACGGAGGAGCAGATTAAGAGGACGGCCCATGAAGTCGCAAACATCGTGAAGAGATTAACAACATAAGAGGGTCGTCTTTAATGGGGCGATCGAAAAGAAAGAAGGAGGTGGCGTTAGTGAAAAAAGAACCAAAGGATACGAGAGTGGTCGTTGGGATGTCCGGGGGGGTGGATTCTTCTGTAGCCGCATTATTATTGAAACAGCAGGGCTATGAAGTCATCGGGATTTTCATGAAGAACTGGGATGATACCGATGAAAACGGAGTATGTACGGCAACCGAAGACTACAACGATGTGATTCGGGTATGTAACCAAATTGGGATTCCTTACTACGCTGTGAATTTTGAGAAACAATACTGGGATAAAGTGTTTACGTACTTCCTGGATGAATATAAAGCCGGCAGGACACCGAATCCCGATGTGATGTGCAATAAGGAAATCAAGTTCAAAGCATTCCTTGATCATGCACTGAAATTAGGGGCGGATTATCTCGCAACGGGTCACTATGCCCAGGTCGAATATCGTGACGGAGAGTATAAGATGCTCCGTGGCGTCGATAACAATAAGGATCAAACATACTTCCTCAATCAGCTCGGGCAGGAACAGCTTGAGAAAGTGATGTTCCCCCTAGGCGGCATCGATAAGAAGAAGGTACGTGAAATTGCCAAGGAAGCGGGCCTTGCTACTGCAACCAAGAAAGACAGTACGGGAATCTGCTTCATCGGTGAACGTAACTTCAAGGATTTCCTGAGTAACTATCTTCCGGCGCAGCCTGGAAAGATGGAGACACTGGATGGGAAAGTGATGGGGAAACATGATGGGTTGATGTATTATACCATCGGTCAGCGTCACGGCCTTGGCATCGGTGGTGCAGGTGAGCCTTGGTTCGCCATCGGGAAGGACCTGGAAAGAAACGTCCTTTACGTAGGTCAAAGCTTTGAGCACCCAGCCCTTTATTCCGATTCCATCCTTGCGACGGATGTTCACTGGACATCGAACGAAGAGAAATCCTCTGAGTTCGCATGCACGGCAAAATTCCGTTACCGCCAGGCGGATAATAAGGTAACGGTCATCCCTATGGAAGATGGCAAGGTGAAGGTCATCTTTGATGAACCTATTCGAGCGGTGACACCGGGACAGGCCGTTGTATTCTACAACGGGGATGAGTGTCTTGGTGGAGGAACGATTGACACCATCATTAAAGATGACAAAAAACTGACATACGTCGGATAAAGCAAAAGGACTGAGATAAGGAGAGAGGGAATCTCTTTTCTCTCAGTCCTTTTTTTCATCAAGGAAGGATTCCATTTCGGGATGTCCCTTATGTTATACTAGTAACGATAAAAGGAAGTACATACATAAATAATAGACCATATAGAGGTGTTTACATTGGATAAGAATTTAAAAGGCATTGAGTTATTGCAAGAAGGAAAAGTAGAAGAGGCGGTAAAACTCTTTACAGAAGCCATCGAAGAAAACCCGAAGGAGCCGGTCGGGTATATCAATTTTGGAAATGTATTGATGTCGGTTGGCGACAATGAGAAAGCGAAGAAGTTTTTTGAACGGGCGATTTCCGTCGATGAAAACGCAGGAGCAGCTTATTACTCTCTCGGGAATCTCTTTTTCAATGAGAATAAGTTTGACGAAGCAAAAGATCAATTTGAAAAGGCCATCTCCAAAGGAATGGAGAATGCCGATGTATTCTTCATGCTGGGAATGAGTCTGTTCCAGTTAGATCAGCCAAGATTTGCACTACCGTACTTTCAGCGAAGTGTTGAATTGAATGAAGAAGACATCGAAGCGCGTTTCCAATTAGGATTGTGTCTTGCTAAAGTGGAAGCATATGAAGAAGCGATCACTCAATTATCCCAAGTGGTGGAAGCAGATCCGGAGCATGCAGATGCCTATTACAATCTGGGGGTTGCGTATGCAGGTCATAAGGATGATGCTGATACGGCACTCATGTATTTCAACAAAGCCATTGACGTTCAACCTGATCATATGCTGGCGGGTTATGGCATCAAGATGATCGAGAAGCTTAAAAATGAACAAAGTGAATAGTTAGGGGGTTCACTGCCTTGAGCCAGCAAGACTCTTTAAAGCTGTTTGGTGAGGAAGAAATCTATATAAAAGGAAGGCATCTTGTCACCATTTTTCATAATGAGGAGAACCTCTATTCGGTTGTCAGAATCCGTGTAGATGAAACAAATGATTCTTATGAGGATAAAGAAGCGGTCGTAACTGGGAATTTTCCTAAGATACATGAAGATGAGACCTATATATTTTATGGGAGATTTCAAGAGCATCCGAGATTCGGCATGCAGTTTCATGCCAAGCATTTCAAGAAAGAAATCCCCCAAACTACACAGGGCGTCGTCCATTATTTATCAAGTGATCTCTTCAAAGGGATCGGGAAAAAAACAGCTGAGAAGATCGTGGAGCATATCGGGGAAAATGCGATAGGTAAAATTCTCGAAAATCCAAGCCTCTTGGATGAAATTCCAAAGCTTCCAAAAGAAAAGGCGAAGAGTATCTATGATACGTTATCTGAGCATCAGGGACTCGAGCGGGTCATGATCATGCTGAATGAGCTTGGATTTGGTCCCCAGATTTCCATGAAGGTGTATCAGGCTTATAAAGAGCAGGCACTTGAAATCATTCAAAAGAATCCTTATAAGCTTGTGGAAGATATTGAAGGGATCGGCTTCACCCGGGCAGATGAATTGGGGTCAAAGATTGGTTTGACAGGCAGTCATCCGGACCGGATCAAAGCCGGCTGTTTATATACCCTGGAACAAACATGCGTCAAGCAGGGCCATGTGTATCTTGAAGCGGAGGAACTCATTGTAACGGTGAAAGAGCTCCTTGAGAAAAGTCAGCCTGAAAGAATCGAATACACGGACATTTCCACTCAATTGGTTTCCTTGGAGGAAGAAAGCAAAGTCATCGGTGAAGGGACGAAGGTGTATGTTCCCTCCCTATATTTCTCTGAAAAGGGGATTGTGACCAATATTGAAAAGATACTCTCCCAGACCCAGTATAAAGATCAATTCCCCCAGTCTGAATTCCTTCTGTCACTGGGGGCCCTGGAGGACAGGCTTGGGGTGCAGTATGCGCCTTCTCAAAAGGAAGCCATCGAGACGGCATTGATGTCTCCCATGCTTCTATTGACGGGGGGACCCGGTACGGGGAAAACCACCGTCATTCAGGGGATCGTCGAACTGTTCGCCGATCTTCACGGGTGTTCGCTGGATCCCAAGGATTACAAGGATGAACCGTTCCCCGTATTGCTGACGGCCCCTACAGGACGTGCAGCTAAGCGGATGACAGAATCCACGGGGCTGCCGGCCATGACGATCCACCGACTTCTCGGATGGAATGGTCAGGAAGGATTTCAGAGCGATGAAGAACGGGCGATCGAGGGCAAGCTGTTGATTGTGGACGAAGTGTCCATGGTAGATACCTGGCTTGCCCATCAATTGCTGAAGGCTCTGCCTGAGGATATTCAAGTGATATTTGTCGGGGATGAAGATCAATTGCCGTCTGTCGGTCCAGGTCAGGTACTGAAGGACTTATTGAATTCGGAGAGCGTGCCGACTGTCAGGTTGACGGATATTTACAGGCAGGAAGAGGGTTCCTCGATTATTGAACTTGCTCACTATATGAAAAGGGGACAGGTTCCCGCAGATTTGACCAAACAGCAGAAAGATCGTTCGTTCTTTCCCTGCAGGACAAATCAGATTTCCGAGGTCGTTCAGAAAGTGGTGGAAAATGCCAAGAAAAAGGGCTACTCACCTAAAGATATACAGGTACTTGCCCCTATGTACAGGGGTCCTGCAGGTATTGACCGCTTGAATGAACTGCTTCAGGAAATCTTTAACAGTAATGATGGGACCCGCAAAGAAATCGCCTTCGGGGACGTGAAATACCGGATCGGGGATAAGGTCCTTCAGCTTGTCAATCAGCCTGAAAACAATGTTTTTAACGGGGATATCGGTGAAATCGTTTCGATCTTTTATGCAAAGGAAAACACTGAGAAACAGGACATGATCATTGTTTCATATGAAGGCAATGAGGTCACATATACACGGCAGGACCTCATGCAAATCACCCATGCGTATTGCTGTTCGATCCATAAATCCCAGGGGAGCGAGTTTCCCATTGTCATTTTACCCGTCGTGAAGAGCTATTACCGTATGTTACGGAGAAATCTCCTATACACGGCCATCACTAGGAGCAAACAGTTCCTCATTCTCTGCGGGGAGCTCGATGCTTTCAAGCTTGGAGTGGAGAGGGAAGATGACTTTCTCAGGAAAACGACCTTGAGTGAGAAGCTGAGAGGCTTATTGGACCCTGAGGCTCATGTAAAAGAGGATTTATCAAGTGAGGACTTACGCATTGAAGAAATCCTGCTGAATGAAGACCCGATGATTGGAATGGAAGGGATCTCTCCTTACGATTTCATGAAGGCATAAAGTTGGTGAATGACGATTTCATTCATCAACTTTTTTTAAGTTTATTGTAAACCGATATTAAATTTAAGTTGACATATATTTATTGAAAGCGATATCCTTATCTTGTAGAAAAAATGACAGATGGGGGAAGACAGATGAAAAGAAAACTAAGGACAATCGATCTTACACTGGCAGGGATGTTTGTTGCACTAATGGCGATCGGTGCCAACATCACAACATTCGTACCTTTTATGGTGGTGGGCGGTGTGCCGATAACGTTACAAACTTTTTTCGCCATTTTAGCAGGGGCGATCCTTGGAAGCAGGATCGGGGCGATTTCCATGACAGTGTACGCATTGGTCGGACTCGTGGGTGTCCCTGTATTTGCACGATTTGGAGCAGGGTTATCTTCTATAGTGAGCCCAACTTTCGGATTTGTCGTTTCGTTTATTTTCACGGCTTACATCACAGGTAAAATCGTGGAAAAACATAAAGGAATCAACGTATATATCTTCGCCGCACTGGTCGGGATGGTGGTCAATTATGTAGTCGGAACAAACTGGATGTACGCTGCCTACAAGTTCTGGGCACAAGCACCGGAAGGATTCACCTATAAGCTCGCATGGGCATGGATGGTCGTCCCACTGCCTAAAGACATCATTTTAGCCGTCTGTGCAGGTGTCATGGCTCATCGTTTAGAAAAATCGGTCCTGTCAAAAAGTACATTCAGAAATTTAAAGCGTGCAGCTTAATGGGGAGGTTGTCAGATGAAATCGTGGAAAGCACTTGCGGATGAGGTGATCAAGGGGAAAGAACTGACGAATGAAGAAGCTTTAGCCATCCTGCAAAGTCCGGATGATGAGCTTCTGGAGTTATTGCACAGTGCGTACGTGATCCGGAAACATTATTATGGAAATAAGGTCAAATTAAATATGATCATCAATACCAAATCGGGATTGTGTCCTGAGAATTGCGGGTACTGTTCCCAGTCGAGCGTCTCTGATGCACCGATCGAGAAGTACCGCATGGTGGATAAAGAAACCATCATGAAGGGAGCTGAAAATGCTCATCAACTAAATGTCGGCACCTACTGCATCGTCGCAAGTGGCCGGGGCCCAAGCAATCGGGAAGTGGATCATGTTGTATCGGCGGTAAAAGAAATCAAGGCACAGTATAACTTGAAAGTATGCGCGTGTCTCGGATTATTAAAGGGTGACCAGGCGAAACGGTTAAAGGAAGCAGGGGTGGACCGGTACAACCATAATATCAATACATCCGTTAACCACCATGAAAACATCACCACATCCCATACATATGAAGACAGGGTGAATACCGTGGAGCAGGCAAAAGCTCAGGGGATCTCTCCTTGCTCTGGAATCATCGTCGGAATGAAAGAAACGCTGCAGGATGTGGTGGATATGGCGCATAGCCTGAAGATTCTCGATGCCGACTCGATTCCGGTCAATTTTCTTCATGCCATCGACGGGACACCTCTTGAAGGAACGGATGAACTGAACCCGAGATATTGCTTAAAGGTCCTTTGCTTGATGCGCTTCATCAATCCGACGAAAGAGATCAGGATATCCGGTGGGCGTGAAGTGAACCTCCGAAGCCTTCAGCCATTGGGTCTTTATCCCGCAAACTCGATCTTTGTCGGGGATTACTTGACCACAGCCGGGCAGGACGGCACAGCGGACCATAAAATGCTTGAAGATCTCGGATTTGAAATTGACTATGTGAAACAAGAAATCGGGGAGTCCGTCACCACACGATAAAAATTCAATGGATGCTATGGAAAAGGTTACTCATCATGAATTCAGGAAAATATCCCACACTATATAAGAACGTTGATATTGCATCAATGTTCGGGCGTCACAACTCATTAAACAAGTATAAAACATGCACTGATTGGACATGATGGTAGGGAATAATCACCATTATCCGGTGAAGCCCTGAGGTGAACGTACCGATGAAGTGTCCAAATTGTCAGAGCAAAGATATCGGAAAGATCGGCATCAACCAATACTATTGTTGGGGATGCTATATTGAACTTTCCTTATCTAAGGGAGTCATTCATACTCACCAGGTGGAAGAGGATGGATCACTCAGCTCCTTAGATGACTTGTTTGATGAGGAAGAACGCCGACTAAGCTAGGAAGAGGTGTCTTTCTTGAATAAAACATTTGCATCCATCGTTGGTTTTGGAGCAGGAGTCGCGGCTTCCATCTATTCTCAAAGATCCAATATGATGAGTCAGAGACAAATGAAACGAATCCGTAAACAAGTAAAGAAACTTTTTTAACAGCTGAAAGAGACTGGCTCATTGTGAGTCAGTCTTTTTTTTTGTTCTTTTTATGAACAATGGAAGGGTGAATGAATCCCCATGAATAAAACCACCTCTTATCTTCAAACACTAGAGGAGAAAAGAGGGAGGTGCGGATGGTGGAAAGAAAACCTTATACCAAATGGATATACAGGCTTTCGATGGCCCTTATTCTTGTAATATTTCTATATGTACTCTATTTATTGAAGCCTGTATGGCATCCGGTACTAGAGGTCTTATTCTTTTCCCTGCTTCCTTTCTTCATAGGCGGCTTCATTGCTTACCTGCTTCATCCGGTAGTGGAGAAGCTGCATGAAGCCGGCATACACAGGGGGATCGCGATTCTGCTTATCTACGTCCTCTTCTTCGGGGGATTGGGGTATAGCATCTATAAAGGGACCCCGGCCGTCATTCATCAGCTGAAGGATTTATCGGAGAACGCGCCGGTTTTCACAGAGCAGTACCAGGGCTGGCTGAAGGTTGTACAGAGCGAGACTTCCACGTGGCCGGACGGGATACAGTCTCAGCTTGAGAAGAGAATAGACGGACTCGAAGCGTGGGTGACGGGGCTTGTGGCTTTGGTGCTGGCAACCCTCATGAAGTTCATGAACAGTCTGCTCATCGTCGCCATCATTCCCTTCGTATCCTTTTATTTATTGAAGGATATCACAAAAGTAAAGGCATTCATGTGGCGGCTCACGCCAAAAAAATGGAGGCAGAGTGCGATATCATTTTCTCATGATGTGGATGAATCCCTCGGTGGCTATATCAGGGGACAGCTCTTGGTTTGCTTGATTATCGGAGGTGTTTCAGCGGGCACCCTATGGCTGATCGGTATGAAATACCCCCTCATTCTCGGCTTGATCATTGGGGTGACGAATGTGATTCCTTATTTCGGTCCAATCATCGGGGCTGTACCTGCAGCCATCGTGGCAAGTACGATTTCCACGAATATGGTGATTTATGTGGTCATCCTTGTCGTGGTCCTGCAGTTCCTAGAAGGGAACATCCTATCACCCCTCATCGTCGGGAAAAGCCTTCATATGCATCCTCTCTTCATCATGGGGGCATTGATCCTTGGTGGCGAGGTGGGGGGAGTGATCGGAATGATCGTGGCAGTGCCGTTTCTTGCTGTCATAAAGGTGGCTATTTTACATGGCCGGACCCATTTTCTTCACTCGATGAAGAATGATAATACTGAAAAATGGGAATGATCATTGACAAATACCATGAATATTTCTATAATCCAACATATACAAGTATTCGCATAAATGAAAGCAATGAAGGACCGAGTACGTTATAGTCCATCTTCCAGAGAGAAATCCCCCAGGCTGCAAGGGATTTCAGATGAAGGATAACGGAATGCTAATCCTGAGTGCAGGTAAAGCCTGCCGTCTTGCCGCGTTAAGGTGTATTGAGGGATGAATAAGCGAACGTTTATTCATAACCAGGGTGGTACCGCGAGAAACAGCTCTCGTCCCTGTTTTAGGGATGAGGGCTTTTTTGTATTCTTTTTTAACCATACATATAAAGGAGGAAGCTTGCTATGAACAAATTAACAGGCGCAGAAATTCGTCAGAAGTTTTTAGATTTCTTTCAGGAAAAAGGACACGGAGTAGAACCGAGTGCATCCCTCGTTCCCCATGAAGATCCGTCCCTATTATGGATCAACAGCGGAGTAGCGACATTAAAGAAATATTTTGATGGACGTGTGATCCCTCAAAATCCGAGAATCGTGAATGCCCAAAAATCAATTCGTACGAACGACATTGAGAATGTAGGAAAAACAGCCCGTCATCATACGTTTTTCGAAATGCTGGGGAATTTCTCCATCGGTGACTATTTCAAAGTCGAAGCGATCGAATGGGCTTGGGAATTCCTGACGGATGCAAAATGGGTTGGATTCGATCCGGAAAAGCTATCTGTCACGATCCACCCGGAGGATCATGAAGCATTTGACATCTGGAACCAAAAAGTGGGCGTACCTGCTGAACGCATCATCCGTATCGAAGGGAACTTCTGGGATATCGGCGAAGGTCCGAGTGGTCCAAATACAGAAATCTTCTACGATCGCGGACCAGAATATGGAGACAATCCGGAAGATCCCGAATTATATCCAGGCGGGGAAAATGATCGTTACCTTGAAGTGTGGAATCTGGTGTTCTCACAATTCAATCACAATCCTGACGGGACGTACACACCGCTTCCGAAGAAGAACATTGATACTGGTATGGGCCTTGAGAGGATGGCGTGTGTCGTCCAGGAAGTCCCTACGAACTTTGATACAGATTTATTTATGCCGATCATCGCTGCAACGGAAGAAATTTCAGGAAAGTCTTACGGCAAAGACAACGATACTGATGTGGCTTTCAAAGTCATTGCCGATCATATCAGAACGGTTTCGTTTGCCATTGGCGACGGTGCCCTTCCATCCAATGAAGGCCGCGGATATGTCTTAAGAAGACTTCTTCGCCGCGCTGTCCGCTTTGCAAAACAAATCGAAATCAACCGCCCATTCATGTATGAATTGGTTCCTGTCGTTTCTGACATCATGGTTGACTTCTATCCGGAAGTGAAGCAAAAAGCAGAATTCATCCAAAAAGTGGTGAAAAATGAAGAGGACCGTTTCCATGAGACATTGAATGAAGGCCTTGCGATCCTTTCCTCCATCGTCAAGGTGCAAAAATCTTCCGGAAGTAACGTGATCCCAGGTGAAGATGTCTTCCGCCTTTATGACACGTATGGTTTCCCTGTAGAATTAACGGAAGAGTACGCAGAAGAAGAAGGATTGACGGTTGATCATGAAGGTTTTGAAAGAGAGATGGAAGGTCAGCGTGAAAGAGCGAGATCTGCCCGCCAGGATGTAGGAAGCATGCAGGTGCAAGGTGGGGTCCTGAGTGATATTACAGTGGAAAGCCGCTTTGTCGGATATGACACACTCGAAAGCCATTCGACAGTCCTTGAATTATTGGTTGACAATGAGCGCCAGCCTAGAGTCAGTAAAGGTCAGGAATGCCAGTTCATCCTCAGCGAGACTCCTTTCTATGCAGAGAGCGGAGGACAGATCGGGGATAAGGGTTATATAGAAGCAGATGGCGTAAAAGTATTCGTCAAAACGGTCAAAAAGGCACCTAATGGACAAAACCTTCACACGGCAGTTGTAGAAGAGGGGACTTTGGAGCAGGGGGCCGAGGTCCTTGCCAGGGTTTCCCGGGAATCCAGAACAAAAGTGGAGAAAAACCATACAGCTACCCACATTCTTCATCAGGCTTTGAAAGACGTCCTTGGAGATCACGTGAATCAGGCAGGTTCCCTTGTTGAACCGGATCGTCTGCGCTTTGATTTCTCTCATTTCGGATCTGTATCATCAGAAGAAATGGAACGGATCGAAACCCTCGTCAATGAGAAGGTTTGGAAGGCGATGTCGGTGAACACGGCTCTTAAATCTCTAACCGAGGCGAAAGAGATGGGTGCCATGGCGTTATTCGGTGAGAAATATGGTTCAGAAGTGCGTGTCGTATCGATTGGGGACTACAGCCTGGAGCTATGTGGAGGCTGTCACGTATCCAATACAACCGAGATCGGTTTATTCAAGATCCTCACTGAAAGCGGGATCGGTGCCGGTACTAGAAGGATCGAAGCCGTAACGGCAGAAAATGCGTATAAAGTATTGAATGATCAGGTATCTCAACTGAAAGAGGTTGCCGCGAAACTGAAGTCGAATCCGAAAGAAGTCGTCAATCGAGTAGACTCATTATTAGGTGAGATGAAAGAGCTTCAAAGGGAAAATGAATCATTATCTGCAAAGTTGTCTAATATAGAAGCAGGAAGCTTAACGGATCAAGTGAAGGTCATTGATGGTGTGAATGTCCTGTCTGCAAAAGTGGCATCAGTTGACAGCAACGGATTGCGCACGATGATGGATGATCTTAAGCAGAAGCTTTCATCCGGGGTGATCGTACTGGCAACAACTGGAGAAGATAAAGTGACCATCATTGCAGGAGTTACTAGTGATTTAGTCGAAAAAGGATATCATGCAGGAAAATTGGTCAAAGAAGTCGCATCACGTTGTGGCGGCGGCGGTGGCGGTCGTCCGGATATGGCCCAGGCCGGTGGTAAAAACCCGGAAAAAGTCGAAGAAGCCCTTCAATTTGTAGAAGAATGGGTCAAATCCATTTAACTCCGTGTGAAAGTGGTGTACAATGGAGGTAACGATTAACAATTCGGTTGTCAAAAAGACAAGCCTAAAGAGAGGTGCTAAAAATGAGTTCTTTTGACAAAACGATGCGGTTTGATTTTTCAGAGGAGCCGTTCGAACATGACGTGAGGGAAGTGCTCTTACAGGTTCACGATGCTCTGCAGGAAAAAGGGTACAACCCGATCAATCAAATCGTAGGATACTTATTATCTGGAGACCCGGCTTACATCCCCAGACATCAAGATGCCAGAAATATCATCCGCCGTTTAGAACGAGATGAGATCATCGAAGAATTAGTCAAATCGTATTTGAAACAACACAAAGAGGGATAATAGATGCGTGTAATGGGTTTAGACGTTGGTTCTAAAACAGTCGGAGTCGCAATCAGCGATGAGCTTGGCTGGACGGCTCAAGGAATTGAAACGATTAAGATCGACGAAGATCAAGGTGTGTTCCGGATGGATCGAATAAAGGAACTTGCCGATGAATACCAGGTGGATACCGTTGTGGTTGGAATGCCTAAAAACATGAATAACACGATTGGTCCACGTGGGGAAGCGTCTAAAGCTTATGGAGAATTGATTCAACAGGAGTTATCCCTTCCCATTAAATACTGGGATGAAAGACTGAGCACAATGGCTGCTGAACGAGTGCTTTTAGAAGCCGACGTAAGCAGGAAGAAACGTAAGAAAGTGATCGATAAAATGGCTGCGATGATGATCCTTCAAGGATACCTTGACAGCCAAAAATAATGAGGTGAATGTTCATGGAACACGGAGAAAAGCAAATTACAGTAGTTGACGAACAAGGAAATGAGCAATTATGCGAGGTCCTTTTCACATTTGAATCAGATAAATTCAATAAATCTTATGTCCTTTATTATCCACTTGGAGCAGATGAGAACGATGAAGAAGAAATCGAGATTCATGCTTCTGCATTCATGGCTGGTGACGAAGGTCAGGAAGGCGAATTAAAGCCGATTGAAACAGAAGAAGAGTGGGACATGATCGAAGAAATGTTAAACACTTTCCTTGATGAAGAAGAAGACGCTGAATAAGCATTCGTCATAGGACTATTTGAAACAGGGACCGCAAA
Coding sequences within it:
- the bioB gene encoding biotin synthase BioB: MKSWKALADEVIKGKELTNEEALAILQSPDDELLELLHSAYVIRKHYYGNKVKLNMIINTKSGLCPENCGYCSQSSVSDAPIEKYRMVDKETIMKGAENAHQLNVGTYCIVASGRGPSNREVDHVVSAVKEIKAQYNLKVCACLGLLKGDQAKRLKEAGVDRYNHNINTSVNHHENITTSHTYEDRVNTVEQAKAQGISPCSGIIVGMKETLQDVVDMAHSLKILDADSIPVNFLHAIDGTPLEGTDELNPRYCLKVLCLMRFINPTKEIRISGGREVNLRSLQPLGLYPANSIFVGDYLTTAGQDGTADHKMLEDLGFEIDYVKQEIGESVTTR
- a CDS encoding biotin transporter BioY is translated as MKRKLRTIDLTLAGMFVALMAIGANITTFVPFMVVGGVPITLQTFFAILAGAILGSRIGAISMTVYALVGLVGVPVFARFGAGLSSIVSPTFGFVVSFIFTAYITGKIVEKHKGINVYIFAALVGMVVNYVVGTNWMYAAYKFWAQAPEGFTYKLAWAWMVVPLPKDIILAVCAGVMAHRLEKSVLSKSTFRNLKRAA
- a CDS encoding YrzQ family protein — its product is MSFLNKTFASIVGFGAGVAASIYSQRSNMMSQRQMKRIRKQVKKLF
- a CDS encoding AI-2E family transporter; protein product: MVERKPYTKWIYRLSMALILVIFLYVLYLLKPVWHPVLEVLFFSLLPFFIGGFIAYLLHPVVEKLHEAGIHRGIAILLIYVLFFGGLGYSIYKGTPAVIHQLKDLSENAPVFTEQYQGWLKVVQSETSTWPDGIQSQLEKRIDGLEAWVTGLVALVLATLMKFMNSLLIVAIIPFVSFYLLKDITKVKAFMWRLTPKKWRQSAISFSHDVDESLGGYIRGQLLVCLIIGGVSAGTLWLIGMKYPLILGLIIGVTNVIPYFGPIIGAVPAAIVASTISTNMVIYVVILVVVLQFLEGNILSPLIVGKSLHMHPLFIMGALILGGEVGGVIGMIVAVPFLAVIKVAILHGRTHFLHSMKNDNTEKWE
- a CDS encoding ATP-dependent RecD-like DNA helicase, translated to MSQQDSLKLFGEEEIYIKGRHLVTIFHNEENLYSVVRIRVDETNDSYEDKEAVVTGNFPKIHEDETYIFYGRFQEHPRFGMQFHAKHFKKEIPQTTQGVVHYLSSDLFKGIGKKTAEKIVEHIGENAIGKILENPSLLDEIPKLPKEKAKSIYDTLSEHQGLERVMIMLNELGFGPQISMKVYQAYKEQALEIIQKNPYKLVEDIEGIGFTRADELGSKIGLTGSHPDRIKAGCLYTLEQTCVKQGHVYLEAEELIVTVKELLEKSQPERIEYTDISTQLVSLEEESKVIGEGTKVYVPSLYFSEKGIVTNIEKILSQTQYKDQFPQSEFLLSLGALEDRLGVQYAPSQKEAIETALMSPMLLLTGGPGTGKTTVIQGIVELFADLHGCSLDPKDYKDEPFPVLLTAPTGRAAKRMTESTGLPAMTIHRLLGWNGQEGFQSDEERAIEGKLLIVDEVSMVDTWLAHQLLKALPEDIQVIFVGDEDQLPSVGPGQVLKDLLNSESVPTVRLTDIYRQEEGSSIIELAHYMKRGQVPADLTKQQKDRSFFPCRTNQISEVVQKVVENAKKKGYSPKDIQVLAPMYRGPAGIDRLNELLQEIFNSNDGTRKEIAFGDVKYRIGDKVLQLVNQPENNVFNGDIGEIVSIFYAKENTEKQDMIIVSYEGNEVTYTRQDLMQITHAYCCSIHKSQGSEFPIVILPVVKSYYRMLRRNLLYTAITRSKQFLILCGELDAFKLGVEREDDFLRKTTLSEKLRGLLDPEAHVKEDLSSEDLRIEEILLNEDPMIGMEGISPYDFMKA
- a CDS encoding tetratricopeptide repeat protein, producing MDKNLKGIELLQEGKVEEAVKLFTEAIEENPKEPVGYINFGNVLMSVGDNEKAKKFFERAISVDENAGAAYYSLGNLFFNENKFDEAKDQFEKAISKGMENADVFFMLGMSLFQLDQPRFALPYFQRSVELNEEDIEARFQLGLCLAKVEAYEEAITQLSQVVEADPEHADAYYNLGVAYAGHKDDADTALMYFNKAIDVQPDHMLAGYGIKMIEKLKNEQSE
- the mnmA gene encoding tRNA 2-thiouridine(34) synthase MnmA; amino-acid sequence: MKKEPKDTRVVVGMSGGVDSSVAALLLKQQGYEVIGIFMKNWDDTDENGVCTATEDYNDVIRVCNQIGIPYYAVNFEKQYWDKVFTYFLDEYKAGRTPNPDVMCNKEIKFKAFLDHALKLGADYLATGHYAQVEYRDGEYKMLRGVDNNKDQTYFLNQLGQEQLEKVMFPLGGIDKKKVREIAKEAGLATATKKDSTGICFIGERNFKDFLSNYLPAQPGKMETLDGKVMGKHDGLMYYTIGQRHGLGIGGAGEPWFAIGKDLERNVLYVGQSFEHPALYSDSILATDVHWTSNEEKSSEFACTAKFRYRQADNKVTVIPMEDGKVKVIFDEPIRAVTPGQAVVFYNGDECLGGGTIDTIIKDDKKLTYVG